A genomic stretch from Budorcas taxicolor isolate Tak-1 chromosome 15, Takin1.1, whole genome shotgun sequence includes:
- the TMEM9B gene encoding transmembrane protein 9B isoform X2 produces MATLWAGLLRLASMLSLSCLALSVLLLVQLSDAAKNSEDVRCKCICPPYKDNSGHIYNKNISQKDCDCLHVVDPMPVRGPDVEAYCLRCECKYEERSSVTIKVTIIIYLSILGLLLLYMVYLTLVEPILKRRLFGHSQLIQSDDDVGDHQPFANAHDVLARSRSRANVLNKVEYAQQRWKLQVQEQRKSVFDRHVVLS; encoded by the exons ATGGCGACCCTGTGGGCCGGCCTCCTTCGTCTCGCCTCCATGCTCAGCCTGTCCTGCCTGGCGCTCTCGGTGCTGCTGCTGGTGCAGCTGTCAGACGCCGCCAAG AATTCTGAGGATGTCCGATGTAAATGTATCTGTCCTCCCTATAAAGATAATTCTGGGCATATTTATAATAAGAACATATCCCAAAAAGACTG tgattgcCTTCATGTTGTGGATCCCATGCCTGTGCGGGGTCCTGACGTAGAAGCATACTGTCTTCGCTGTGAATGCAAATATGAAGAAAGAAGTTCGGTTACGATCAag gTTACCATTATAATTTATCTCTCCATTTTGGGCCTTCTACTTCTCTACATGGTATATCTTACTCTGGTTGAGCCCATACTGAAGAGACGCCTGTTTGGACACTCACAGTTGATACAGAGCGATGATGATGTTGGG GATCACCAGCCTTTTGCAAATGCCCATGATGTGCTGGCCCGCTCCCGCAGTCGAGCCAATGTACTAAATAAGGTCGAGTATGCCCAGCAGCGTTGGAAGCTTCAAGTTCAAGAGCAGCGAAAATCCGTCTTTGACCGTCATGTTGTCCTCAGCTAA
- the TMEM9B gene encoding transmembrane protein 9B isoform X1 — protein sequence MSDVNVSVLPIKIILGIFIIRTYPKKTAFDCVDHNKLWKILQEMGLPDHLTCLLRNLCADQEATVRTGHGTTVPNRDCLHVVDPMPVRGPDVEAYCLRCECKYEERSSVTIKVTIIIYLSILGLLLLYMVYLTLVEPILKRRLFGHSQLIQSDDDVGDHQPFANAHDVLARSRSRANVLNKVEYAQQRWKLQVQEQRKSVFDRHVVLS from the exons ATGTCCGATGTAAATGTATCTGTCCTCCCTATAAAGATAATTCTGGGCATATTTATAATAAGAACATATCCCAAAAAGACTG cctttgactgtgtggatcacaacaaactgtggaaaattcttcaagagatgggactaccagaccacctgacctgcctcctgagaaatctgtgtgcagatcaggaagcaacagttagaactggacatgggacaacagttCCAAAtcg tgattgcCTTCATGTTGTGGATCCCATGCCTGTGCGGGGTCCTGACGTAGAAGCATACTGTCTTCGCTGTGAATGCAAATATGAAGAAAGAAGTTCGGTTACGATCAag gTTACCATTATAATTTATCTCTCCATTTTGGGCCTTCTACTTCTCTACATGGTATATCTTACTCTGGTTGAGCCCATACTGAAGAGACGCCTGTTTGGACACTCACAGTTGATACAGAGCGATGATGATGTTGGG GATCACCAGCCTTTTGCAAATGCCCATGATGTGCTGGCCCGCTCCCGCAGTCGAGCCAATGTACTAAATAAGGTCGAGTATGCCCAGCAGCGTTGGAAGCTTCAAGTTCAAGAGCAGCGAAAATCCGTCTTTGACCGTCATGTTGTCCTCAGCTAA
- the ASCL3 gene encoding achaete-scute homolog 3, whose protein sequence is MMDNRSYSNMPDKLPVFTDSSQLPLIRSFYLDPMVTFHLYPEGPVPSPYSENLPLLPFSSDSLIMEDYGEPCAFSFPVPYPNYRRCEYSYGPAFIRKRNERERQRVKCVNEGYAQLRHHLPEEYLEKRLSKVETLRAAIKYINYLQSLLYPDEAETKNSPRKGSSIMATTTRHSDSIFRII, encoded by the coding sequence ATGATGGACAATAGAAGCTACTCTAACATGCCAGACAAACTGCCTGTCTTCACTGATTCCTCCCAATTGCCACTGATCAGGTCCTTTTATCTGGACCCCATGGTCACGTTCCACCTCTACCCAGAGGGCCCAGTGCCATCCCCTTACTCGGAAAACTTGCCATTGCTGCCTTTTTCCAGTGACTCCCTGATTATGGAAGATTATGGTGAACCCTGCGCCTTCTCCTTCCCAGTGCCTTATCCAAATTACAGAAGGTGCGAATATTCCTACGGGCCAGCCTTTATCCGGAAAAGGAATGAGCGGGAAAGGCAGCGGGTGAAATGTGTCAATGAAGGCTATGCCCAGCTCCGACATCATCTGCCAGAGGAGTACTTAGAGAAACGCCTCAGCAAAGTGGAAACCCTCAGAGCTGCCATCAAGTACATTAATTATCTCCAGTCCCTGCTGTACCCTGATGAGGCTGAGACCAAGAACAGCCCCAGGAAAGGTTCCTCCATAATGGCAACCACCACCCGCCACTCTGACTCCATTTTTAGAATCATTTGA